One Alnus glutinosa chromosome 3, dhAlnGlut1.1, whole genome shotgun sequence genomic region harbors:
- the LOC133864065 gene encoding laccase-12-like, with product MEALKSNFASSRCSFIFFGLLLLFASAKSSSQAKTHRHEFVIQATPVKRLCKTHNTITVNGQYPGPTLEVNNGDTLIVKVINKARYNATIHWHGIRQMRTGWADGPEFVTQCPIRPGGNYTYRFTIQGQEGTLWWHAHSSWLRATVYGALIIRPKEGDSYPFTKPKRETPILLGEWWDAKPIDVVREATRTGGVPNVSDAYTINGQPGDLYKCSSKDTVIVPIDSGETNLLRVINAALNQALFFTVANHKLTVVGADASYTKPFTTTVLMLGPGQTTDVLINANQPPARYYVAGRAYASAPGVPFDNTTTTAILEYKSAPCAAKNCASSKPVMPPLPAFNDTATVTAFSSSFRSPRKVEVPTEIDANLFFTFGVGLIQCPKHLNKTRRCQGPNGTRVAASMNNVSFVLPSNISILQAYEQGIPGVFTNDFPPNPPLKFDYTGNVSRSLWQPVRGTRGYPLKYGSRVQVVLQGTSIISPENHPIHLHGYDFYIIAEGFGNFNSKTDTAKFNLVDPPLRNTVAVPVSGWAVIRFVADNPGAWLMHCHLDVHIGWGLAMVFLVDNGVGELQSIEPPPADLPLC from the exons ATGGAGGCCCTCAAGAGCAATTTTGCCAGTTCTCGGTGCTCCTTCATTTTCTTTGGTCTTTTGCTTCTCTTTGCTTCAGCGAAGTCCTCTTCACAAGCCAAAACTCACCGGCATGAATTTGTc ATTCAAGCAACACCAGTGAAGAGGCTGTGCAAAACCCACAACACCATCACGGTGAACGGGCAATATCCGGGTCCAACCTTGGAAGTGAATAATGGTGATACTCTAATTGTCAAAGTCATAAACAAAGCTCGCTACAATGCCACCATTCACTG GCATGGTATTCGGCAAATGAGAACAGGATGGGCAGACGGACCTGAATTTGTGACACAGTGCCCTATTCGGCCAGGAGGAAATTACACATATCGTTTCACGATTCAAGGACAAGAAGGGACATTGTGGTGGCATGCTCATAGCTCATGGCTTAGAGCCACCGTTTATGGAGCCCTCATTATTCGTCCTAAAGAAGGAGATTCCTACCCATTCACTAAGCCAAAGCGTGAAACACCCATTCTGCTTG gTGAATGGTGGGATGCAAAACCCATCGATGTTGTGAGGGAGGCGACTCGCACAGGAGGAGTTCCAAACGTGTCAGATGCATACACCATTAACGGTCAACCTGGCGATCTTTACAAGTGCTCCAGCAAAG ACACTGTCATAGTTCCAATAGACTCCGGCGAGACAAACCTCCTCCGAGTCATCAATGCCGCCCTGAACCAAGCGCTGTTCTTCACGGTTGCCAACCACAAGCTCACAGTTGTTGGTGCTGATGCCTCCTATACCAAGCCCTTCACCACCACCGTCCTCATGCTAGGCCCTGGTCAGACCACCGACGTTTTGATCAATGCCAACCAGCCTCCGGCTCGATACTACGTGGCAGGACGCGCCTACGCTAGTGCCCCAGGTGTACCATTCGACAACACCACCACCACAGCCATTCTTGAATACAAGTCTGCTCCTTGCGCTGCCAAAAACTGTGCATCAAGCAAACCGGTTATGCCCCCTCTACCGGCTTTCAATGACACAGCCACTGTCACTGCCTTCAGTAGCAGCTTCAGAAGTCCCAGGAAAGTGGAAGTCCCCACTGAGATAGATGCAAATCTCTTCTTCACATTCGGTGTAGGACTCATCCAATGCCCAAAACATCTTAATAAAACCAGGAGATGCCAGGGGCCCAACGGAACGCGTGTCGCTGCCAGCATGAACAATGTGTCTTTTGTTCTCCCATCCAACATCTCCATACTGCAGGCTTATGAGCAAGGCATACCTGGAGTTTTCACCAATGATTTCCCACCAAACCCACCCCTGAAATTTGATTACACAGGCAATGTCAGCCGCTCACTGTGGCAACCTGTTCGGGGAACTAGAGGGTACCCGTTGAAGTACGGGTCAAGGGTGCAGGTCGTATTACAAGGCACAAGTATCATCTCCCCTGAGAACCACCCAATTCATCTTCACGGATACGATTTCTACATCATTGCGGAGGGTTTTGGAAATTTCAATTCCAAGACTGATACAGCAAAATTTAACCTTGTTGATCCACCTCTTAGGAACACAGTGGCAGTACCTGTGAGTGGATGGGCAGTCATAAGATTTGTCGCTGACAATCCAG GTGCCTGGCTAATGCACTGTCACTTGGATGTTCATATCGGCTGGGGTTTGGCCATGGTGTTCTTGGTAGATAATGGAGTAGGAGAATTGCAGTCGATCGAGCCTCCTCCAGCGGATTTGCCACTTTGTTAA